CTGTTTGCCGTGCGCTCCATATGTGACCTACACGATTATTATGCATGTCCTACCAGCCGTCCCAGTAAGGTTTCTCCTCGAGAACTTACCAGACCGAAATGCACTCCTGCTATCACATGTGTTAGACCATACCTCAGCTCCTTCTTTGATTTTCACTGTTGAGCGATCAAAAATAAGGTAGCGCGGTTCAAGTGATGTCAGGGTCCAGCGGGCTCCAGCGGGCGAAGAGTTGATGAAAGAGCGAGCCCTTGGAGCCGCCACTAAAAAAGAGCAATCCGACAAAGGACGAATACTCTCTCGCCGTGAGTTTTGCTACATACAACTTATCACTGTCACGCAGCGGACTCGCAACATTCGCCTAATAATTTCATTTTCCGCGTGCGGATACGCCGCCTGAAACCCTCACCGCCGTAATCCTCCGCTGCCCAACGTAGGAGAAATTCTGTCCCGCACTCCCCACCTTTAAGACGCTTTTTCGCCAAACCTGAGACCTTCCACACCACACCACACATCACACCCTCAACATGGTTTCCGCTTCCAAGGCCGCCCGCGAGGCAAAGCGTGCTGAGAAGCCCAAGAAGACCACCACCAGCAGACTCGCTTCGAAAAATGCGTCCAAGAACGGCTCGGAGGCTTCCTCTGTCAACGGAGACGATGAACTCGATGAGAACGGCAACGCCCTCCCCACCGCCAGAGAACAAAAGCTCGCCGACAAGGTCGCGCAATTGAAGCTGCAAGAGGACCGCGATGGTATTTCAGACCGTGTCACAACTGGTGTTCTGGCATCACTCCCAGCCAGCAGAGACGTCAAGATCACATCAGCTTCGCTCGTGTTCCACGGCAAAGTCCTCTTCAACGACACCACCATTGAAGTCAACTACGGGCGTCGGTATGGTCTCCTCGGAGAGAACGGCTGCGGAAAGTCCACTTTCCTCAAGGCCGTCGACAAGCGCGAATTTCCCTTCCCCGACCACCTCGACATTTACCTGCTCAACGAGGGAGCCGAGCCATCCGATTCTGGCGCCCTCGAGTGGGTGGTGAACCAAGCCGAGAGTGAGATGAAGAGATTGGAAGATCTTGCGGAGAAGATCCTCGAAGACGAGGGTCCGGACAGCCCAAAGCTTGAGGATATCTACGAGCGTATCGATGGCATGGATCCGTCTACCTTCCACACCCGCGCTTCTCTTATCTTGACTGGTTTGGGTTTCAACAAGAAGACAATGGACAAGAAGACGAAGGACATGTCCGGTGGATGGCGTATGCGTGTGGCTCTCGCAAAGGCCCTGTTCGTCCGTCCATCGCTGCTCTTGCTCGATGACCCCACTGCCCATTTGGATTTGGAGGCCTGCGTGTGGCTGGAGGAGTACCTCAAGAAGTGGGACCGCACACTCATCTTGGTTTCCCACTCCATGGATTTCTTGAACGGTGTCTGCACAACCATGATTGACATGCGCGAGAAGTCCATCATGTACTTTGGTGGTAACTACGACTCATACATCAAGACCAGGAGCGAACTCGAGGTCAACCAGCAaaaggcctacgagaagcaGCAAGACGAGATCAAGCATATCAAGGAGTTCATCGCCAAGGCCGGTACCTACGCCAACTTGGTGCGTCAGGCAAAGTCTCGTCAGAAGATTCTCGACAAGATGGAGGCAGACGGTTTCATTCAGCCAGTGCACCAGGACCGTGTCTTCTCTTTCCGCTTCGCAGATGTCGAGAAGCTCCCACCACCTGTGCTCTCCCTGGACAACGTCACCTTCTCGTACTCTGGAAAAGCCTCGGACAACCTCTACGAGCACCTCGACTTCGGTGTCGACATGGACAGCAGAACCGCACTCGTCGGACCCAACGGTGTCGGCAAGTCGACTCTTCTCCGCATCTTCACTGGCAAGCTCTCTCCCACATCCGGCTCCGTGTCCCGACACACCCACTTGAAGCTCGGCATGTACAGCCAGCACTCCGCTGAGCAGCTCGACCTGACCAAGTCTGCCCTCGACTTCGTTCGCGACAAGTACCCCGCCATCTCTCAAGACTACCAATACTGGAGACAACAGCTCGGAAAGTACGGTCTTTCTGGAGAGTCTCAGACTGCCGTCATGGGCACTCTTTCCGAAGGACAGAAGAGCCGTATCGTGTTCGCACTGCTCGCTATCGAGGGACCAAACATGTTGCTTCTGGACGAGCCTACCAACGGTCTGGACATTCCCACAATTGACTCGTTGGCTGATGCCATCAACGCCTTCTCTGGTGGTGTAGTCGTCGTTTCCCACGACTTCAGGTATGTTCTGATCGGAATCCTCCTGAATGTGTTTGCTTCAAATACTGACTCGCAAATAGACTACTTGACAAGATCGCAAAGGACATCATGGTGTGCGAGAACAAGACCGTCACGCGGTGGGACGGCAGCATTGGCGAGTACAAGGGCCACCTCAGGAAGAAGATGTTGGCAGCTGGAGGTGTCTAAATTCGGACACTCACTAGGTCTGGCAACACGAATGAACTGCATGCATGATGACGGCACTGGGACAGCAACGAGTAGACTTACCGTGCCATTATGCCGCATCATAGGATGCGTGGGCTCCGTCAAGCACTCGACTGCATTGGATGGGATAGAAGTGGTTTCGCGGCGTTTTCTGATAGATACCAAAAGAATGAAAGTGCTCTTTTCAGATGCACTGTGCTTCTTTTTGACAATTTCACTTTACTTCGATGTGTTCAATATAGTCGCAAGAAACCGTCGAGCCCTTCGCTTCCACCTCGTCTTCTTTACGGATCGTACAGCCGAAAGTCTTGGCGGCATGTCGACCTCCGCTTCCATTGGACTTCACGTCACTTGCTTGCGATCAGGCCTCGACAAAACATTCGCAACACAGTCACGATGGTGATCAATCCGACATACCTGGCGCAGAGGACGCGATCCTGTACGTCTTCTCGCATACGAGCCACATGGAGCAGCGGCTAATCTGAAGTGTCAAACAGCCGTCAACTGGGCGGATGCGAAGTCGCGAGTTCTGAGCAGCTACAGGGACTGGTTGAGGGCGGTATGTTCTTCCACGTGCGACGAGGCTTTAAATAGTTGAAAgagcgagggagagggagggcgAAAGGTGTACGAAAGCGcaaagaggaggaagcggaggagaaaGCGAGATGAACACGGACAATCGGCTGACAGGAATGATTACACAGGGCCCGGAGATCCAGCAAATGTACTCTCTCAACATGCCAGTCTCAGCGATCCGGACGAAGATGCGGGAGGAATTCGAGCGGCATAGATACGTCTCGAAATTGAAGACGACGGATGTGCTGCTGTTCAACAGTCACTCGGAATTTCAGGTAAGCGAGGATACATACTACTGACTGGGGGAATCAGCACGACAATTTGAAACTCCGGTGCTGACGGTCGTGTAGGAGACACTCAACTACTGGAAACAGCTCAATCATGTGCTGAAGTACTTTCGCGCCGAGGAGGAGCCAAAGGCGAGGCTACCGCAGAACTTCATTCAGGGTTTCCTCGAGGTGGGTCTTCACTCATTCATGCTCAGGTCGAAGAATATGTGACTGACAGCAACTTCGCAGGGTCGGAATTGATGTGCTTCAAACTTGCGAGCTTTACTGTACTTGAGACTGTAGCATGGTGTACAAACATACCCGTAGAACCTGCTCTGTCTGCCAATCAAATCCACCAAAACACCATTATACTCCATACGCCCTGCTTCGCCAGAAAGTCACGTCGTATCGCCCCTCCAGAGAAGCCTCTAATCTACACAGAGCATAGTCGAGACTGTCACAGCGCGGCGCAATGCAGCGGCTGCCCGGATGCCCAACTCGATTTGACGGACATTGGTCATGCGGCGCTTTTCCTTCATGTTCAGGTCCAATGCAGACCCATGCGGCACTCATTACCTCTTGCTCACGCGGTCTGGATTTGCCTCGTTGAACTCGTCGCGCGCAGTGGTAAACTTCTCCTCAACAGCATCGCACATGTCTGAGAGGTCGTCGAGGCCTTTGCGAAGAACTTCCATAACATTCACGCCGTCTGAAAGTGATGTTAGCTTCGTGTCGAAACTTGACGATCGAAGCGACTCACCCCATGTCTGTATCCGCAAGTTCATGACTGCCTCTGAAGGATGTGGAATTGAGTAGCCGCAGAACTCGACATCGGGGCTTTAAAGTGATGGTCAGTACGGCTTGCTGAGTCAAGAGATCCTAGGTCGCTTCGACTCACTTCTTCATGATCATATATCGCAGCGCGTTGCCGAGAGTGTGGTCCTCCTTCTCGAATGCGAAAGATGCAGCGGTGTCTGTTCCTCCGGGTAGCTGCAAATGATCAGTACTGCTTGCGATCTTGAGGTGACAGCCGTACCATTCGTAACCTTTGCTTTTCGTGCGCAAACTCGTCACTTGCGCCGTTCACTTCCGCGCCCGCAGCTGCGTCGGCCATTTCATGATCTCCGTTGTCTGTCGCCATTTCGATTTTCGTTTGTTCAATTGACACGAGATCAATCAGAGTCTCGAAGATGCGACTCCATCAAATCGGATCTGCGAAAAATTGCTGAGTAAGGAGCCTTTTAAAGTTCGAGCAGGGTTCAGCTATCCGGTACGTCAGGAACGatgatcttcttcttgcgaGCACCTTTTGAACAACGTTTCACACGATACAGACAGTTCAATTCTTCTCGAAACCCTTGAACCGTCTCTACAAATCCACCATGTCTTCCCAACCTCGAGTCCGAAGCGCCGCGCTAGCCCGTGACACCAACGAAACCAAGATCCAAATGGCGATCAACCTCGACGGCGGCGAGCTGCCCTCGACCACCgactcctccaacaccaacGGCAGCGAAGGCCACGCCACACAGTCCTCCAAATCGCAGCAAATCAGCGTCAACACCGGCATCGGCTTCCTAGACCACATGCTGCACGCTCTAGCGAAACACTCCGGCTGGTCACTTTCGATCCTGACAAAAGGCGACCTGCACATCGACGACCACCACACTGCGGAGGATACATGTATTGCGTTGGGACAAGCGTTCAAATCTGCACTGCAAACTACGACAGGCTTGGCGAGATTCGGTTCGGCGTATGCGCCGCTGGACGAGGCATTGAGCAGAGCAGTGGTGGACTTGAGCAATCGGCCGTACAGCGTGATCGAGTTGGGAttgaagagggagaagatTGGCGACTTGTCGTGCGAGATGATACCCCATTGCATGGAGAGCTTTGCGCTACACGCCGGGATTACAATGCATGTGGACTGTCTAAGGGGATTCAACGATCATCACCGGGCGGAGAGTGCGTTCAAGGCACTGGCTGTGGCATTGCGAATGGCGACAAGTCCAGTCGCGGGCAAGGAAGGAGAAGTGCCGAGTACGAAAGGAGTCTTGTTCTGAGAACGATAATTCTTACATCTCAATCGAAGTCTAGCTAAAGACTTCTTCCAACCGTCAGAAAGTCGTCCACCCATGAATGTCCACCGCTAAGCGCCCTCCGAGTGAGTAATCCACATTGTACACCTGCGCGCGCGATTCTCAAGCCGACCTCCCCGATAGTGTATCCGTTCCCAAATCGCCGTGTCGTAATCATGCATCAGGTCTTCCGCCGTCTACTACTGTGACAATCGCAACCCAAAATTCCTTCGCCGCGTTACAGCCGTTGCTTCAAATACGAGGCCTCCTAGTCGCTGACGCTCTGAGCTGTGCTCTTAGTCCCGCGTCGCGACGTCAAACAAGAGCCCTCCTAATCGCTGTCGCTCTGAGCCGCGCTTTCTGTGCCGCCTCGCGACGAATTTCCGTTGGCTCGCCCACCATTTCCAAGCTTCAGCTTGATGCCGGATCTTGCTGGCTGTGGCGTGCCGACCGTAGACATTGGTCGTGTTGAAATTCCATCGGCGACTGAGCCCTCTTCCAAATCCTCTGAGCCTGGGTGATTGGCCATTTCTTCTTGAAGTTTCTTCATGCAAGCCGCCTGTGAAATGTTAGCATTAGTTCCTCGTCTCGTAGCTCGTACAATCATGGACTTGCCTCGATCGTGTTCGCGTCCTGGTAGAGTATACTGCCGTCCTCGTTGTATTGCCGACAATTGCTGCATAGAAGCGAGACGTCCGAGCGGAACTGCTTGAGGTTCTGATACTGCTTCTTGTTGATCTTTGTTTCGATCTGCTTCATGCAAATCGGATTCTTGATCAGCTGGTAGTAGTCAGGGTAGTCCAATTTCGGAGGCAGATCCAGGAACGGATCAATAATGCCCCGGTTGGGAACGCCGGGCTCGGTAGACTCCTCTTCCAGATCCTGGAGCGAATCGTGAACGTTGTCGAGGATAGTCTGCAGAGTTCCGCGGTCCTCCTTGGAGAGCGTTTCGACGACCTTGTTGCCGCGTCCGCgcgacttcttcggcggTTCTGGACGCTCGAGCGAGGCCTCATCTGCTTTGCGTTTCTCAGGTCGGCCAGGTTTGCGACCACGCTTCTTGGGTTGTGGAAGCTCTTCCTCACTCTCGATCGCTGGGGGCGGTGTCTCGCCATCAGAGTCgtcgcccttcttcgcaTTGCGTCTCGCAATTCTAGCTTGCTTCCGTGCGATCGCGTCCTCAATCGTGTCATCGTCGGCATCCACAGCGTCGAGCCATTGTTCTTCCGTGAGACCGTCATCGTACTTAACCTTGCCACGTTCACGAGTGCCACGGCCGTATATAGCTTCCACGTCCTCAACAACGGGATTGTCCTCGTTCACGTAGATCTCTGGAAGCTCGCTCTCTCCCATGAGACGCGGCAGTTTCTTGTCCAGACCGTAAGGTGTATTCTTTGCGCGCTCCGCATCCAACTTCTGGAAGATTGGCAGCTCGTGATCGTGACGCATCATGATCATGTTGAGgtcatcgtcctccatcTCATCCTGCTCCAAGCTTTCGACAGCCTCGGCGGACTCAAGCATGACTCGCAGCATTTCGTCACGCTCCTCGTTGGTGGACTTGTTGTCGAATTTACCTGCTTGAATGACCTTGCCATCCATATCCAGCTTGTACTGAGCACGCTCGAgaatcttctcctccacggaATTCGTGGTGATGAGTCGCAAGATGCGCACCTCGTTCTTCTGGCCAATACGATGGGCACGATCCTGCGCTTGCAAATCTTGATGCGGATTCCAATCGGAGTCGTAGATGATGACCGTGTCGGCTGTTTGCAAGTTCAGACCAAGACCTCCTGCACGCGTCGAGAGCAAAAAAATGTCGTACTCCGAGCCCGGTGCGTTGAACAACTTCAGAAGCTCGGACCGATCGTCTGCCTTTGTACCACCATCAAGACGCAGATATTTGATACCTCTGAAGCGAAGGAAGTCCTCCATGATATTCATAATTTGTGTCATCTGGAAGAACATGAGCACTCTGTGACCTGTCGCGAAGAACTTTGGCAGCACGCGGTCCAGAAGTTCAAACTTTCCGGCAGTTCGCCAAATCAGATCATTGGTCATCTTGCTCGGGTTCATCTGgtcctcgacttcctcaaACACAAAGGGATGATTGCATAGCTTTCGTAATTGCATCAGCATGTTGCTTAAGCCGCGCATGCCCGTCTTCTTGCCATCAGCGCCCATAACGTTGATGCGGTTGTGGAGCATGAGCTGCTTGTAAAGCTTGGCCTGTAGTGCAGAGAGATTGCACTTGATGACACGCTCCTGCTTGTCAGGCaaatccttctcgacgtCTTTCTTGAGACGACGGAGCAAGAAAGGACGAAGCACCTTGTGCAGGCGACGAATAACGAGAAGTTTCTCCTCTTCGGTGAGGTCCATCTTATCCTGGCCGCCAGTGTTTGCAAAGGGAGTATTGAACCACTCGTCGAATGACGTTGCAGACTTGAAGATGGTCGGCAGGACGAAATTCAACATCGACCAGAGCTCAGTGAGATTGTTTTGGAGGGGTGTTCCGGTCAAGATCAAACGGTAGCGAGTGTGGTAGTAGTTCGTGATGGTATTGCTGAGCTTCGAGTTGGCATTCTTCATGCGGTGACCTTCGTCGACAATCATGTGCAGCCACTTGACTTTGCTCAAGATCGGACGATCTTTAATGATGAACTCGTACGTTGTGAGCAAGACCTGGAAGTTGCCATATCGGATCTGTTGTTGTTGAGTTTTGCGCTGGTTCGGAGGGCCCTTGTACACGATTCGAGACACACTGGGCGCCCATCGCTCAAATTCGCTGTTCCAGTTGGTAAGTGTGCTGAGCGGCACGATGACCAGGTATGGACCatgctgcttcttcttctcgatgaGATAAGTGATGAGCGAGATGGTTTGAATGGTCTTGCCCAACCCCATCTCATCGGCCAAGATTCCGTTcaggttgttgttgtaaagCGAAATCATCCATTGAAGACCCTTGATCTGGTACTCTTTCAGTTGACCGCCGACGAGATTCGAAGATTGGCCAGTGACCTCTTCCTTGATGCGATGAGCGACTTCGTAGTAGTCGACCTTGGGCTTAGTTTCGTCCTCGCTGTCTACTTCGCCGGTGTCCACAGGATCCGCCTCATCAGGCACGTCTCCACCGTAGCGTGCGTGGTTGCTCCGCTGTTGTGCCTTGACAGATGCGGCAAGCTGGTTCAAAAAGCCATCCGTCTGCTTCAACAAGTGTGAGATACGAGAATCCTTCGCTTGGCCGAGCAGTTTGAGGTATGTCTCTTCATCGTTGGCCTTCAACGCTTGGAGACGTTGCTTCGCCGTACGCTCGATACGCTTCTGCTCGTCCTTCTCGATGGTGACATGCGCGGCTGCCATCATGCGACCAAGCTTCTGAACGCGCTGCCTATGAGCCATTGCGTTGTTCTTGATAGCATCGGCGTGCACGCGGATGGAGTGCATATATTCGTCGTGCTTCTTCTTTTCCTTGTTCTCGGCAGCATCGCGCTGCTGTTTCTCCAGTTTCTCCGTAATGCGAGCTTCTCTCAGCGACTGCTTTTTCAGTCTCCTGTACGAGGACCGATTTGCGGTCATGGAAAGATTGTCCGAGAGCATCATCTCCCTGCCAACTCTCTGTCGCATTTCCTTCTGCTTCGCTAGCAGCGACAACGACTTGAGCTCAATCAAAGCGCGGAGCTTGACGTTTGCGTTGTCCTCTGGAACTTCGGATTTGCCGACATCCCATGCACCGATATTGGCAGGTAAATTTAGCAGCTCTTCTTTCCGCGTGAGGATACGATTGTATACAATGTTCTCTCGCTCCTCTCGCACACGCTCTGGATCGATCCCAAGTGGCATGATGGCCGGAATCATGGGTCGATAGGAACGATGGAGGTGGTCGTTGAAGCTGATGTTCTTCAGCAGGAAGCCATGGGGCTCAGTGTATGTCTCGAATCGATGTCGCGGTCGTCCGTCATCTTGGCTGTCTCCAGTTTTGCCTGAGAGGTCTCCAGTGGCCTCGTCCAGCATCTTGCCAGCCGTGGCAATATTGTCCGCGAGAGATGGACCTTTCTTGTCCGATCTGGATGGGAATATCCTGTCTGCGATCTCGTTTGGGATCGGTCGGTTCTTCTGCAGCGCGCCGAATGCTTGCATTTGGGCACGGAGGGTCATTTGCTGCTCCCTAGAGAATGACACCTCACTGGAGCCATCCATATGAGTGGGCTGCGCGGTTGGGAGAGCCGTCGCTGGTAGCTGCTGGGAGGTAGCTTGAGGTGTACCATTCGATGTCGCCGCGGAAGGTTGCGTTTGGAAGTCCGGGATGCCATTTTGCTGCTGAGCggcctgctgctgccgctgcaTTGCTTGCATGCGCTTCATCTGCTGAGTCCTCTGGTGGACCTGTGTCAGTATTTGCCGCATCTTGTTCTGCTTAGGCTCCGAGTCTGATATGCCATTGAGCTTGTTTTGCTGATACTCCTGTTGTCCATTGAGTCAGCCATCACATGCACGCGATGGGTTAGAAGCATATGCAGTGGCATACCTTGTACATAGCCGCGAGTTGTTCCTTGCTCATCCCGGCAGGGAGCACATTGTTCAAGGCCGCGGCCTGCGGCTGACCGCTGGCCGTTTGCTGCATGCTGGCCTGTGAAGGCTGCACGGCAGCCATGTCGTCGAGTGTCGTGCTCTATATGCGTCTGCTCTTA
This genomic interval from Zymoseptoria tritici IPO323 chromosome 8, whole genome shotgun sequence contains the following:
- a CDS encoding ATP-binding cassette family ATPase (Non transporter ABC protein, ABC-F family, GCN / EF3 type. EF-3 Elongation factor 3 ABC proteins are cytosolic proteins required by fungal ribosomes for in vitro protein synthesis and for in vivo growth. EF-3 stimulates the binding of the EF-1:GTP:aa-tRNA ternary complex to the ribosomal A site by facilitated release of the deacylated tRNA from the E site. ...) produces the protein MVSASKAAREAKRAEKPKKTTTSRLASKNASKNGSEASSVNGDDELDENGNALPTAREQKLADKVAQLKLQEDRDGISDRVTTGVLASLPASRDVKITSASLVFHGKVLFNDTTIEVNYGRRYGLLGENGCGKSTFLKAVDKREFPFPDHLDIYLLNEGAEPSDSGALEWVVNQAESEMKRLEDLAEKILEDEGPDSPKLEDIYERIDGMDPSTFHTRASLILTGLGFNKKTMDKKTKDMSGGWRMRVALAKALFVRPSLLLLDDPTAHLDLEACVWLEEYLKKWDRTLILVSHSMDFLNGVCTTMIDMREKSIMYFGGNYDSYIKTRSELEVNQQKAYEKQQDEIKHIKEFIAKAGTYANLVRQAKSRQKILDKMEADGFIQPVHQDRVFSFRFADVEKLPPPVLSLDNVTFSYSGKASDNLYEHLDFGVDMDSRTALVGPNGVGKSTLLRIFTGKLSPTSGSVSRHTHLKLGMYSQHSAEQLDLTKSALDFVRDKYPAISQDYQYWRQQLGKYGLSGESQTAVMGTLSEGQKSRIVFALLAIEGPNMLLLDEPTNGLDIPTIDSLADAINAFSGGVVVVSHDFRLLDKIAKDIMVCENKTVTRWDGSIGEYKGHLRKKMLAAGGV
- a CDS encoding chromatin remodeling complex SWI/SNF component SWI2 (Chromatin remodeling protein, puative catalytic subunit of the SWI/SNF chromatin remodeling complex involved in transcriptional regulation); this encodes MRQILTQVHQRTQQMKRMQAMQRQQQAAQQQNGIPDFQTQPSAATSNGTPQATSQQLPATALPTAQPTHMDGSSEVSFSREQQMTLRAQMQAFGALQKNRPIPNEIADRIFPSRSDKKGPSLADNIATAGKMLDEATGDLSGKTGDSQDDGRPRHRFETYTEPHGFLLKNISFNDHLHRSYRPMIPAIMPLGIDPERVREERENIVYNRILTRKEELLNLPANIGAWDVGKSEVPEDNANVKLRALIELKSLSLLAKQKEMRQRVGREMMLSDNLSMTANRSSYRRLKKQSLREARITEKLEKQQRDAAENKEKKKHDEYMHSIRVHADAIKNNAMAHRQRVQKLGRMMAAAHVTIEKDEQKRIERTAKQRLQALKANDEETYLKLLGQAKDSRISHLLKQTDGFLNQLAASVKAQQRSNHARYGGDVPDEADPVDTGEVDSEDETKPKVDYYEVAHRIKEEVTGQSSNLVGGQLKEYQIKGLQWMISLYNNNLNGILADEMGLGKTIQTISLITYLIEKKKQHGPYLVIVPLSTLTNWNSEFERWAPSVSRIVYKGPPNQRKTQQQQIRYGNFQVLLTTYEFIIKDRPILSKVKWLHMIVDEGHRMKNANSKLSNTITNYYHTRYRLILTGTPLQNNLTELWSMLNFVLPTIFKSATSFDEWFNTPFANTGGQDKMDLTEEEKLLVIRRLHKVLRPFLLRRLKKDVEKDLPDKQERVIKCNLSALQAKLYKQLMLHNRINVMGADGKKTGMRGLSNMLMQLRKLCNHPFVFEEVEDQMNPSKMTNDLIWRTAGKFELLDRVLPKFFATGHRVLMFFQMTQIMNIMEDFLRFRGIKYLRLDGGTKADDRSELLKLFNAPGSEYDIFLLSTRAGGLGLNLQTADTVIIYDSDWNPHQDLQAQDRAHRIGQKNEVRILRLITTNSVEEKILERAQYKLDMDGKVIQAGKFDNKSTNEERDEMLRVMLESAEAVESLEQDEMEDDDLNMIMMRHDHELPIFQKLDAERAKNTPYGLDKKLPRLMGESELPEIYVNEDNPVVEDVEAIYGRGTRERGKVKYDDGLTEEQWLDAVDADDDTIEDAIARKQARIARRNAKKGDDSDGETPPPAIESEEELPQPKKRGRKPGRPEKRKADEASLERPEPPKKSRGRGNKVVETLSKEDRGTLQTILDNVHDSLQDLEEESTEPGVPNRGIIDPFLDLPPKLDYPDYYQLIKNPICMKQIETKINKKQYQNLKQFRSDVSLLCSNCRQYNEDGSILYQDANTIEAACMKKLQEEMANHPGSEDLEEGSVADGISTRPMSTVGTPQPARSGIKLKLGNGGRANGNSSRGGTESAAQSDSD